A window of the Eulemur rufifrons isolate Redbay chromosome 6, OSU_ERuf_1, whole genome shotgun sequence genome harbors these coding sequences:
- the LOC138384141 gene encoding olfactory receptor 52B6 — translation MALLSANGIAAVNNSDTRVTGCLLTGIPGLEHLHIWLSIPFCTMYIASLAGNGILICVILSQPSLHEPMYIFLSMLASADVLLSTSTMPKALANFWLGSSHISFDGCLTQMFFIHFLFVADSAVLLAMAFDRYVAICSPLRYATILTSKVIGKIATATLTRSFIIMFPSIFLLKRLHYCRINIIAHTFCEHMGIARLSCSDISINVWYGLAAALLSTGLDIILIAVSYIHILRAVFRLPSREARSKALSTCGSHVCVILLFYIPALFSVFAYRFGGRRIPRYVHILLANLYVVIPPMLNPIIYGVRTKQILEGAKQMFSNMAKESK, via the coding sequence ATGGCCCTTTTATCTGCTAATGGTATAGCTGCTGTGAACAACTCTGATACTCGAGTAACAGGCTGCCTCCTCACTGGCATCCCTGGGCTGGAGCACCTACACATCTGGCTCTCCATCCCCTTCTGCACCATGTACATAGCCTCCCTGGCAGGCAATGGCATTCTAATTTGTGTCATCCTCTCCCAGCCAAGCCTCCATGAGCCCATGTACATATTCCTGTCCATGCTGGCCAGTGCTGATGTCTTGCTCTCTACCTCCACCATGCCCAAGGCACTGGCCAACTTCTGGCTTGGTTCCAGCCACATTTCCTTTGATGGATGCCTCACCCAGATGTTCTTCATCCACTTTCTCTTTGTGGCCGATTCTGCTGTCCTGTTGGCCATGGCCtttgaccgctatgtggccatctgctcCCCTCTGCGTTATGCCACGATCCTCACAAGTAAGGTCATTGGGAAGATTGCCACTGCCACCTTGACCCGCAGCTTTATCATCATGTTTCCATCCATCTTTCTCCTCAAGCGCCTGCACTATTGCCGGATCAACATCATTGCACACACATTTTGTGAACACATGGGCATCGCCCGTCTGTCCTGTTCTGATATCTCCATCAATGTCTGGTATGGGTTGGCAGCTGCTCTCCTCTCCACAGGCCTGGACATCATCCTTATTGCTGTTTCCTACATCCACATCCTCCGAGCTGTCTTCCGCCTGCCTTCTCGAGAGGCACGCTCCAAGGCCCTGAGCACCTGTGGATCCCATGTCTGTGTCATCCTGCTCTTCTATATCCCTGCCCTCTTTTCTGTCTTTGCCTACAGGTTTGGTGGGAGACGTATCCCACGCTATGTCCATATCCTCCTGGCCAACCTCTATGTGGTCATCCCACCTATGCTCAATCCCATTATTTACGGAGTGAGGACCAAGCAAATTTTGGAAGGGGCTAAGCAGATGTTTTCAAATATGGCCAAAGAATCTAAATAA